The Balaenoptera acutorostrata chromosome 11, mBalAcu1.1, whole genome shotgun sequence genome segment agcatagttgatttacaatgttgtgttagtttctgctgtacagcaaagtgaatcagtcatacatatacatatatccattcttttttagattcttttcccatagtcattatagagtattgagtagagtcccctgtgctatacagtaggtccttattagctatctattttatatatagtagtgtgtatatgtcaatcccaatctcccaatttatccctcccccaccagcgTACCTTCATCTTAAAAGCCACTGTTGGATGACCCTAAAAGCAGGCTAATCACATGCTTAGGGCACCAACAAAGTACAGGAAACCAAAAATATAAGGGAGAGACTTTGAAAtgtgatatttctttttaaaagaaaatgtcctCACAAGGAAAAACACcagaattttgtttcttaaatttattttccagatTAGTATTGTTCTTATTTTGAACTACATATAGGGCACCATAAACTTTTTCAGTGCTTAGAGTCTACAAAGGTCTTAATGGACCTTTCTTCTCTTCTATACCTCCTACCCAGGTAATCCCATCTCCTCACTCACCTTCCCTCACAGAATTCCATCCTTCTCTATAGAGCTGCCAACTGGGGATCTGCCAATCTTCCACTTGTTCCACCACCACCCAACCTGGatgtccctccccccttctcctcACCCAAGGACGTGCTCTTACCTGTGTGTTCCCACCAGCATCCACTAGTAGGCTGGTTGTGGCCAATGTGGCCGAGTTGGGAAAgcaagagaagagggaggagatgaggtTGGAGACACCATGTGCAAAGAGCTCCTGGAGGGATGCAGTGAGATGAAGAGGAGACAAAGGCATGGCTGGGAGGGGGGAATCACATTAGGGGGTTGTCTCCTGAATGAGGTTGGGGTCCTCACTCAAAGTCACACCTGGTTGGAATCAATAGTGTAGCTGTACTTGTCTGCATAGATGGAGGCCAGGGAGGCAGACACTGCGAAGGTAACCAGTGCCATGGGCAACGAGTCGGCCAGAATCCTGGGCAGCTCAGCCAGGCtggggaggagaggctggggaaATCTAGAGAGAGAGGAATCCATGATGAGGATGGGTTGGGTATAACAAGGATACGAGCAAGAGAGAGGAAATAGCATAGGGCAGGACAGGGGAAGGTGTTGGGTGGGAGAGttgtgagaaaagaaaactggtgccttttcattctctcttaCCCTCCGGGCAGCAGTCCAACTATCTGGACGTTGTATCTTGTGTCCAGGGAAGAGGTGAAACAGAGCACGGAGGCCAGAAGCACCTGGGAAAGGGAGCAAATTAGAGTATGGGAGGAGATAGGCCCCTGGCAGACGCTAGAAGGAGCTCAATATGAGAGAGGATTGCAACGCAGGATTAGGTGGTTGCAGGAGCCCAGCAACTGGGGTAGCTGGGATGTTTTGGGGATGGGTGCCTAACAACTGGTTTAGAGTGAAGGAAAGTGGGGATGGGAAAGAAGAATGATGTATGCCTGGAGCTATGGAGAGAGATGGACGGGAGGAAGTAAGAGGGGGCTGCTATGAGGGATGGTGGATATCAAGAGGTACAATCGAGCCATTCTAAGCAGGGAAGCTGGGTTATATCACGGGATATATGGGGTATCTGTGGAGACGAGGAGAGCCCGTTtagttggggagagagagaaatgtaggTGGACACGGGAAGGAGGATAAACCGTGAATTACAGTGCAGGACCGGTGAGGAGAGAGACGGGAGTGGAGGTGCCGTGGCGAGCGACACCGCAAGGGGGCGCTGTAAGGAGGAAGAAGGCTTTCTAAGACGCCTACAGCCAGCTTTTTGAGAGAAGGGGGGAGGTTTGGATGGGGGATTCCCGAGGGTCAAAGTGTTCTGGGAAGAGGCCTGGAAAAGTACACATGTAAGCAGGACCTCTCATCTGTGACCTCTCTGCACTCCACGAGGGGGCGGCAGCGGCCAGTTCCTACAGGACGGGCAGGGTCTGTGCGGTGCACGGAGCTGGGACCCCATCCTCACCATGACGATTTCCCCTGGGATCGGGGTGGGCAGCCGGTCTCGGAACCTCACGTTCAATTCCTTGACGGGCACGAGCAGCGCCAGGCTGAGTGCCGAGACGGTCAGTTCGGCGGGACTGCTCCGCGGCAGCGCCGTCAGCACGGCGGCCAGCGTCTACGGGCAGGGGCAGTGAGCAGAGGGCCTGGGGCCAGGGTAGACTGCCCCCAGCGCGAACCCACCAGACTGAGGCGAGGCCTTCTCTCCTGGCTCCCATCAGGCTTCCACCTCCTCAGCGACCCTCATTCAGCCACGTGGTTCTGACCTTTTCTCCGCCCGTGCCACACACTATCCCTCCACTCGCCGCCCTTCCTTTCTTTACGGGTTTCCCTCTTCCCGGGACCGCTAGAAGCCTCTTCACTCTTCTCCCACCCTCACCTTGAAGAGAGCGAAGCAGCCGATCTGACGCGGGAGGGGCAACCCCAAAAGGCTAGGCAGTTGGGACACGAGCACGTGCAGGGCGGCCCCACTGGTCAGCGCCTTGACTACAGGCTCCGACAAAAAGGTGGCCAGGACGCCGAGCTGCAGCGCGAACATTCCCAGCTGCCGGGGAGAAGATGCGCCGTCACCACTAGAGAAGGAGCAGACCCGCCCCGGCGCAGTGCACCAGCTTGTCCGCGCACCTCTCCCGCCTAGACCGGTGCTGGAGActtgtccctccctctcccctggccCAATTCCCCGGGCCCCCAGCGTGGATTCCCTCAGGGTCCTCCCCCAAGGTCCTCCCTCACCATCAGTGCCCCGCTCCCGAAGGCCATGGCCGCAGCCGCACCAACCCGCTGAGCATCCAGCTGTTCCCTCTCGATGCCGCTCAGGTTCCCCTCGAGGGGTTCAGGCACCAGCCGCTCCACGGCCGAGCCCGTCATAAGGCTGAGTACCGCGAAAGTTCCTAGGGCCGGGGGACAAACGCAGAGATCACCAGCTGTGCCACCTGGGGTGCGGCGACAGCCCAGGCTTCGCGCTCTCCGCCCAGGATGCTGCCGTCATACGCCCTCTCCTAGAAGGCTTGCTGCTCAGGTGAAGACTCTGGGGCCAAGAGCTGGTGCAGCAGCCCGGAACCAGcggtgagggaggaaaggagggagcacCCGCCGGGAAAAAACTTCTCCCAACTGCGTCCCTGCCCCCTCCTGCAGACGCCCTGGGGACTGCCTGCTCCTTTGGGCGACAGCGTATCTCCTTTCCCCTCTTCCAAGTCGTAGAGACATTCATTTTAACCAAATTTCATGGAGAGGAAAAGTCCGAGTAAACTCCCGCCTCTTTGCACCCACTCAGCTCCCGCAGCGAGCACTGCCTAGGTCAGAGGTTCACGGCAGTGTAGGGGCAGAGGCGGAAGGGAAGGCAGGGGACGTGAAGACGGGAGGGAATAAGGGCGAGGGAGCTTATAAGAACGGAAGCCTCAAACCCCTGTCCTTTCCACCCCACAGAGGAGAGGAGTCACTGGGTCACTCACCGGTGGACAGGTGTCTCCCAGTACCCAACAAGGTGTAGATGAGGACGGGAAAGAAAGAAGTGTAGAGTCCGAACACTGGGGGCACAGAGGTCAGGAGAGCAAAAGCCATGCCTGGGGGAGTAGTGGAAGGAAAGGTCTCCGGTGTGTGGGTTAGGGGGCAGGGtgcccagcctccaggactgccCTTCCCTTCCCGCACTCTTGGAGGCTGGCCCGGGGACTCTAACTCACGCCACATGAGGGAACTGAGGGGTTAACGGGCCTCGATGGGAGGTCGTGGGGCGGATAAGGTCAGAGATCTGTGTCGGCCGCGTCCTGGGGGGCAGGCGTCCGGCCTCTCTCCAGTTCCCTGAGCCGGACCGTGTCCAAGACTTCGCGCATAATTGCACAGATgaggggagctgggggtggggatctGATGGAGCTCCACTGTCCTTACCCAGAACTTGGCCTCAGGTCCCTGTCGCCCAGCCCTCAAGCCACACTAACCCACCACTTCGCTACCGGTTCCCAGGCCCCGTGCCAACCCGAAGCCCTCTAGAGCTTGGGCCCCTGACAGGCTGCTGCTGGCGCCGCTCACCCTGGGGCACGTGCACGATGCCCACGGTCACTCCGGCCACCGCATCCCCGAGCAGCCAGGGCCGCCAGCGGTAGTGGGGCAGCCAACGCAGCGGGGGCAGCCGCGCCCGCAGCAGGCGCCACGCCCCCGGTCCGGAACAGGCGCGGGCCCGCCGCCTCCAAAGCCGGCGCAGCCGCGACCAGCGGGGCTCCGCGAGTAGCTCGGCCTCCTGCTCTGCGTCCCCGAAGAGCTGCTGAAACCGGGCCTCGGTAAGAGGTTCCCTGAACTTGGCGCCCAGGGGGGACTTAAGGTCGGAGGCCTCTCCCGGACCTGGGCAGGTGCTGGCACCGGGTAGCCCACTCATTTTGCCCTCGGCCACCTCCAACTCCGCCCAGTCTTAAATACCCCTCCGCCCGCGGGCCCCGGGTCCCGCCTCCGCGAAGCAGGGTCCAATCCCGTCCTGGAGGGCGCCCTCTCTTGGGGACCTTCTACAGTCAGGAGCCGGCTGCGCCTTGGGGAGGGGGTGTCTCTACGTTAGGCGTTTCCTCAGACATCCTTGGCCGGATCGCTCGCTCTGCAGCCTGCTATGGGGGGAGGGATGGCTGTGGAAAGGGGTAGGAGCCAGAGAGGTAGGGCAAAAGACAAACGCGCCCCGTCACCCAACACCCACTATTTACCGCTCCTAGGTCTTTTGACTCCCGCCTTCTCGCTCCCGGTTCCTTTCCGCATCTGCACCTTGGGCGAAGACAGACGCTGACTCCTCTAGGGTTACTGGTCATTCCCAGGGCCGCTGCATTGCCCACAAGAAGGTTCAGCGGCGTTCCAACCTCCCTTTCCCCCCCCGCAGACCCAAATCCTCATGGGGCGCAGCTTGTCCCCAGAAAGTGTAAGGGGCTCCATTGGCCTCAGCTGTCTCACAAACTATCTAGATGGGAAGCAGCTGCTATTGGATACGGATAGATAGAGAACcgccctgccacacacacacctctctgcTGGGAGTGGCTGGGCCTAAATTCCCAGTTCAGGGCCTCAGGGGGAACACTGAACAGACAGGgaactttgattttatttctcagaAGCCAAAAACACTGAAGCACTGTTTATTACATATCAGTGCTATTCACAAAGTAGGCACTCAACAACACATATGTGGTTAAATTAAGCACAAAAGGGTCACCCACCCACCTCATCACCCCTGTGATCCCTAAAGAGATACAAAGGTTCTGAGCTCCAGAATTCTATTtgccccatcccctcctccaTTCACAAGAATCCTTAGCACCCCTCCCCAGTCCCTGACCCCAaagccctgggggtggggtacAGTGAGGGTGGGTCTCCCCTCTTCAATTCCTCCTATTGTTCCCCAGAAGTCTTATCTGGGCTGTACGTCCTGTCCCCTCCACCTTAGAGGTCCCTCCCCCCATTGTGGCCAGAGAGACCTCAGGCCCACAGGGAGACTCCAGCTCctcctcaccctcccaccccagcagTCTATTGTCTGCTGAGGAAGCTCAAGTACACGTGACTGGGCCCAGGGGACGGATGGACACAGTGGACACACCGATGCCCAAGGACCCAGGACAGGGCATCTGGACATGGATCTCTGCACATTTGGCTCTCTATCCCAGGGGCTGCCCCAGAAGTTGGGAGGGGTGAAGACCCCTTTGGGCTCTCCACTCTTGGGTCTGTGGCTTGAAGAAGAATCCCTTCCTGCTCAGTATGGATATGCCTTACAACCTCCCAGACAGCAAAAATAAGGATACCCAGAGCCAGAAGGGGCCACAGCCCCAGCATCCTCTCCACCTCCCCGTGTTCCCTCAGCTGAACATGGTGGCCCCAGAAAGAAAGGTACATTGGGCATTCGGTGCTTTAGAATCTGGGTGTTGGGGGGAATGGTGGGAAGTCACCCCACAGTGGGCTTTCCAGTGGGGTCTAGAACAGAGAccagaggggagggaaagagggactGGGTAAAGGGGAGGATACGTCAAGGTTCTGGGGTTTTCCAGTAGCCCTAAGCTCCAGGTCTAGACTGAGAGATGCTGCAACTGCAGGTGAGGGACAAAGATAATTACATCTTTTATCTTACATCCCGCACCCTTCTCCTTTCACCAGACCCCTCCTCAAATAACTGATTTGAGGGGCCAGCTGATCTCTTCCATACCCCTTTACCCCACTTACCCCTACttcagcttccccttccctctgccaAGACAGCAGCTTTAGTGATATAACAAAACCTTTAttctcaaaaaacagaaaaaacaaaatcaaaaacaaaaccaaaagtttctGTCTGGCCCTTGCCCCAGCCCTCCTACCCACCCACATATCCTCCTTTTGGGGGGACCTGTGATGCATGCATAGGGGTGGGGGCTGAAGGAACCTGTGTTCCTTGAGCAGAAAGAAGTCTTTCTGAGTCTAGGTTTCCTCCTCCAAGTTGACACTCCCAGCCTTGCCCACCCTCCAGATACACCAAGAGGGAGGAATTCTGGGGTGCTGCCAGAAGGATTGCCCTGCAGTTCCTGGGGGAACAGAGTGGCTGAGTCAGCACCACCCCCATGGCCTTCACCAGTTACAGCTCATCTTCATCCAGCTTGGCAAGTCTGGCTTGGCAGGGAGGGGTGTTTGGAATTGGTGGAACTGGAGGAGAGTCATGAGGAGCCTGGGGGATGTCACTGGAGGCCTGAAGAGAGACTCAAGTCAGAGGATCAAAAAAGTTCAGGAATCCACCCTCACTCCTCTCTTGTCAGTGTAAGCCCCTAGTCAAGCCACCCCCTCTTGCCAGACATCTTAGATTATCTGAGACCATCAGCTTCTCCCAGGGTTAAACTGGAGTGGGGGAGGGCGAGAGATGGGAGGTAGGAAGGGGCAGACAAAAGGAAGGTGGTGGAAGAAAGGAATGATACGGGGGAAGGAGGTTTGGGGATCCTGGAACAAAAGAGGACCTCCCCATTCTGCCCTTACAACCAGGGAACTCCATTCCTCATACCTGTGTGTCCAGGGACAGGGGGACTCTGGCCACCTGCCCTTTGGGAAACAGCAGTAGGGAGGGAAGAGAGCCattgatgggtgtgtgtgtgctgacctGGGCCCGATCTCCAGGCCGAATTCTCCCGGGGCTCCCCACCCCAGGACCTCCTGGCCGTCCCAGGCTGTTGGTCTGGCTCTCCCGTCTCTGGTACTCAATGGGTGACTGCAGTGCTGGGGCAAACAAAGGGACAGAAGGAGGGTTACAGCAGAGACACGCCCTTTCCCAGGGGCTCTGCTCTCAAGAACTGTCGGCCAATGCCAATGTAAGTCGCTTGAGGCTTTAGGGGATTCTGAGTTACTAAATCTTGAGCTAGCAGTGGAAAAGTGAGGATGAGGGATGGGGAGAAgctggggtgagggcagggattGGAGACTGGGCGGTGAGGGATTCAGGAGATCCAAGGACCAAGGGAGGATGtcggggagggagggtgagagcttcaccattgagaaagtcCCGCTGGCTTTCCAGGATCTGAGCCACTTGTTTGATCCAGGCCTGACTGACCGCAGGGTCTGCAGTCTGCAGGACATAGCGCTGGATCACACCCTCTGGCCCTCTGGAGGTCAGTGCAAAGCGGCAAGGGTCGCCTTGGAGGTTCCCCTCCAGTCCCAGGCAGCTCACCTGGATTGGCAAATAAGAGGTAGCCCCCAAATTCTTCAGGCCCTCTCTGGTTCCTGTCCCCTCCAACAAATCCAAGAGGATCTGAGAGGCCTCCATCCTCTCAGAGGCCTCCCCTAGCCCAGTCAGACCTCTCCCTCGGGACACCCTCCCCACCTTGATGCTGCTTTTGTACACATATCCAGGCTGCGTTCCACCTCTCACTCCTCCTCCCAGGGCCTCGCTGAAGATGATGATTTGCTCAAAGAGGAAGACACGTCTCTCTCGACCTCGAGAAGAGAGCAGTCCCCCAGCCTCGGGCTCTGTGACCCAGAATGTGTCCTGGCCCAAGAGCTTCCCCTGAGCAGTCAATTTGCCCTGAAACCAAAGGAGAATGGCCTTTGAGAAAAACAATAAGAGAAAAGGGGCAACTCtctgctcctccctccttcccctgacACTCCCAACCAACCATCTCCTGTCAGCCCCAGGAGAGCACAGTTCCCTGTAAGGATCTCCTGAGTGCTCAGCCTGGGGCAGAAGAGCATTACTCCATCCCTGTACCTCAAACCCCCGCAGTCTCCCCAGGGTCATCATGTCATTACAGCGCTTGGGTACGAAGCACATGACCTCCACAGCTTGCTGGGACAAAAGTGAAAAGAAGAGCACTGTCATCATTGGGAAAGAGGCGTCTTCAGACCATGTTTCTATCGCCAACCAGCCTTCCCCTTCACCACccatggagctggaggaacccaGGAGATTAAGAAGATGAGGTGTGCGTGGTGTGTCCTATGAGATCTGGGAGTACTCACCTCCAGCTCTTCAGTATCCATCCCAGCTCTACTATAATACTTGAGAAAATCCtaagacacagagaagaaatgCTCAGGGAGGTTATGAGAACATCCTCAAAAGCCCTCACATCCTCCCTTGAGGACACAGGTGAGGGCCCCCCGGAAGTCTGGGTGGGGAGCCTTAGGAACCCTGGGGAGACGAATGAGGAAAGGGCCATCCCAACcagctgtgcccccagggaaCAGGTGGCCCTGACCTTGAGCAGCAGCTGGTATTTCATGATCCTCTGCACTGGTTTGATGAGGAGGTCGTTGAGCTGCAGGCGGTGCCCCAGCTGCTGCCGGAGCTCCTGGGGACAGGGACAGACGGGGTGGTTTTGCAGCCTGGAAAGCCTGCTCATGCTGATGATTCTGTCCCCCTTTCCCCAAGGTATCTCAGCCACTGACCTCAAAATAGCTGTCCCCAAATTCTGATACCACATGCTCTGACTTGGGCTTATTCTGACAGTACACCACGTACATATGCAGGCGGCGCTCCTAACAGGAGTAAAATTCAAGAAAGAGTAGAGTGAGTGAGGAGAGAGGGCACATCTCCAGAAAGTCCTGACCCACTCCcaagcccctcccctcctgggcCCCACTCTCTCAAGCCTCACATGTTTGATGAATAGCTGAGCCAGCCAATCAGGATCCTTCAAACACCGCTGTAACTCCTGCAGGAAATAGCTGGAGGGGTAGGGAGGGAAAAGGCTGGTCAAATACCCCTACTCCAAGCAACTCAGAGCTGTCTGCCCTGGTAGTGTTCCCCACGAAGTCTCTCCAAACATTCCTCAGGCAACAATGGGCCCGTGGGTAGGATACAGAGACCACCAGACATATGCCCCTCCCTTCGCTCTCAGGGATCCATCACTCACTCTCGATGCCACTCGTAGATTTGCTGAATGTTCCCAAACACAATCCTGTCACGACCTCGAAGATTCTCGGGTACCCCCTGAGCAGCCATGGTGGCCATGTAACCCTGTGGGAAGGTTGGGTGGGAACATGAGTGTGTGGAGCCAGTCCTGGTGGGAACCTCCCCTCCCCAAGAAGTCCAGGATGTAGGGGAGACTGGGAAGGTGGGACAGAGGAGCAACAAGGCATCTCCTAACATTAgccctggggagagggaaagggctgggccagggctggGAAGGGAAAAGGGAGCTACCTCTACAATCTGCCCCAAGTCGTCCACGTacattttctctgtctctacCAGTTCACTCAGGACGTACCTGGGAAGAGAACAGGTTTAGCCACTTCCTCCCTCCTGGACTAGAAGCCCCTTCATTACCACAGCCAACCTCAGGGGAAATTCCAAGTCTCAAATCTAAAATGTGAGAGACAATCCTCTGGAAGTTGTGCGACTGCGGGGGTCAGGGATAGAGAGTGTGTGGACACTTACATACTCCTTTCCAGAGCCTTCTTCTGGTCCTCTTCACTCTCAGGGGCTTGGGACAAAGTCTCCTCTTCAGGTGGCTGTAAGGAAGAACATCCCAGAGTAAGCGAATGGATGCCTCTTGGGTGAGGGTAGCCACCCCAGCCTCATTTCTTCATACCTGCGTCTTATCCCCAGGGGCCCCCAACAATGTGGTCAGCAGGGTCAGTTCTGGCAGCTCCTCTCCTGTGGCTAAAGCTGGTTCCAGCATCCAGTTCTGGGGGCCA includes the following:
- the SLC26A10P gene encoding LOW QUALITY PROTEIN: solute carrier family 26 member 10 (The sequence of the model RefSeq protein was modified relative to this genomic sequence to represent the inferred CDS: deleted 1 base in 1 codon); this translates as MWRMAFALLTSVPPVFGLYTSFFPVLIYTLLGTGRHLSTGTFAVLSLMTGSAVERLVPEPLEGNLSGIEREQLDAQRVGAAAAMAFGSGALMLGMFALQLGVLATFLSEPVVKALTSGAALHVLVSQLPSLLGLPLPRQIGCFALFKTLAAVLTALPRSSPAELTVSALSLALLVPVKELNVRFRDRLPTPIPGEIVMVLLASVLCFTSSLDTRYNVQIVGLLPGGFPQPLLPSLAELPRILADSLPMALVTFAVSASLASIYADKYSYTIDSNQELFAHGVSNLISSLFSCFPNSATLATTSLLVDAGGNTQLAGLFSCMVVLSVLLWLGPFFYYLPKAVLACINIASMRQMFFQMRELPQLWRISRVDFAVWMVTWVAVVTLSVDLGLAVGVVFSMMTVVCRTQRVQCLALGLAEGTELYRPLRESHKLLQVPGLCILSYPTPLYFGTRGRFRRILEWHLGLGEGGKEAPRTDGPPDAVAEPVRVVVLDCSGVTFADAAGAREVVQLASRCRDARIHLLLAQCNASVLGTLTQAGLLDRVTPEQLFVSVQDAAAYALERLVRGNSNGNGSQEVLGYGEGGVSQ
- the ARHGEF25 gene encoding rho guanine nucleotide exchange factor 25 isoform X3 — its product is MRGGQKGGRCACPRVIRKVLAKCGCCFARGGRESYSIAGSEGSISASAASGLAAPSGPSSGLNSGPCSPGPPGPVSGLRRWLDHSKHCLSVETEAEGGQAGPYENWMLEPALATGEELPELTLLTTLLGAPGDKTQPPEEETLSQAPESEEDQKKALERSMYVLSELVETEKMYVDDLGQIVEGYMATMAAQGVPENLRGRDRIVFGNIQQIYEWHRDYFLQELQRCLKDPDWLAQLFIKHERRLHMYVVYCQNKPKSEHVVSEFGDSYFEELRQQLGHRLQLNDLLIKPVQRIMKYQLLLKDFLKYYSRAGMDTEELEQAVEVMCFVPKRCNDMMTLGRLRGFEGKLTAQGKLLGQDTFWVTEPEAGGLLSSRGRERRVFLFEQIIIFSEALGGGVRGGTQPGYVYKSSIKVSCLGLEGNLQGDPCRFALTSRGPEGVIQRYVLQTADPAVSQAWIKQVAQILESQRDFLNALQSPIEYQRRESQTNSLGRPGGPGVGSPGRIRPGDRAQVSTHTPINGSLPSLLLFPKGQVARVPLSLDTQASSDIPQAPHDSPPVPPIPNTPPCQARLAKLDEDEL
- the ARHGEF25 gene encoding rho guanine nucleotide exchange factor 25 isoform X2 codes for the protein MKPPDRPAPGRTDRILGVMGGMLRACALPGQEGHPKRSPLGPGGTEPESNCMEGNQRGEREREVPAWAPLPESYSIAGSEGSISASAASGLAAPSGPSSGLNSGPCSPGPPGPVSGLRRWLDHSKHCLSVETEAEGGQAGPYENWMLEPALATGEELPELTLLTTLLGAPGDKTQPPEEETLSQAPESEEDQKKALERSMYVLSELVETEKMYVDDLGQIVEGYMATMAAQGVPENLRGRDRIVFGNIQQIYEWHRDYFLQELQRCLKDPDWLAQLFIKHERRLHMYVVYCQNKPKSEHVVSEFGDSYFEELRQQLGHRLQLNDLLIKPVQRIMKYQLLLKDFLKYYSRAGMDTEELEQAVEVMCFVPKRCNDMMTLGRLRGFEGKLTAQGKLLGQDTFWVTEPEAGGLLSSRGRERRVFLFEQIIIFSEALGGGVRGGTQPGYVYKSSIKVSCLGLEGNLQGDPCRFALTSRGPEGVIQRYVLQTADPAVSQAWIKQVAQILESQRDFLNALQSPIEYQRRESQTNSLGRPGGPGVGSPGRIRPGDRAQASSDIPQAPHDSPPVPPIPNTPPCQARLAKLDEDEL
- the ARHGEF25 gene encoding rho guanine nucleotide exchange factor 25 isoform X1, with the protein product MKPPDRPAPGRTDRILGVMGGMLRACALPGQEGHPKRSPLGPGGTEPESNCMEGNQRGEREREVPAWAPLPESYSIAGSEGSISASAASGLAAPSGPSSGLNSGPCSPGPPGPVSGLRRWLDHSKHCLSVETEAEGGQAGPYENWMLEPALATGEELPELTLLTTLLGAPGDKTQPPEEETLSQAPESEEDQKKALERSMYVLSELVETEKMYVDDLGQIVEGYMATMAAQGVPENLRGRDRIVFGNIQQIYEWHRDYFLQELQRCLKDPDWLAQLFIKHERRLHMYVVYCQNKPKSEHVVSEFGDSYFEELRQQLGHRLQLNDLLIKPVQRIMKYQLLLKDFLKYYSRAGMDTEELEQAVEVMCFVPKRCNDMMTLGRLRGFEGKLTAQGKLLGQDTFWVTEPEAGGLLSSRGRERRVFLFEQIIIFSEALGGGVRGGTQPGYVYKSSIKVSCLGLEGNLQGDPCRFALTSRGPEGVIQRYVLQTADPAVSQAWIKQVAQILESQRDFLNALQSPIEYQRRESQTNSLGRPGGPGVGSPGRIRPGDRAQVSTHTPINGSLPSLLLFPKGQVARVPLSLDTQASSDIPQAPHDSPPVPPIPNTPPCQARLAKLDEDEL